The following proteins are co-located in the Paenibacillus sp. FSL H8-0079 genome:
- a CDS encoding DUF2536 family protein: MEISLDIIKDKVECLQAYDFRELERAIEERVGMNKALLLRVNQVQHQVTFDPFRNKMLYSAVVHFAVD; the protein is encoded by the coding sequence ATGGAAATTTCACTAGATATAATCAAAGACAAAGTCGAATGCTTGCAGGCTTATGACTTCCGTGAATTGGAACGAGCCATTGAAGAACGAGTCGGAATGAACAAAGCTTTGCTACTGCGGGTGAACCAAGTTCAGCATCAAGTGACCTTTGACCCTTTTCGCAACAAGATGCTATATAGTGCCGTTGTGCATTTTGCCGTAGATTGA